A genomic stretch from Salvelinus alpinus chromosome 38, SLU_Salpinus.1, whole genome shotgun sequence includes:
- the LOC139566314 gene encoding beta-1,3-galactosyltransferase 1-like, with translation MPSKVSCLYLLTVVCWASALWYLSLSRPSTTYVGQLSIPIRQKTKLTKNVTFSNIRTRPLNPHAFDFVINEPKKCETVAPFLVILISTTHKEFDARQAIRETWGDESTFGDGVRVLTLFLLGRNTDPVLNQMVEQESQIFHDVVVEDFIDSYHNLTLKTLMGLRWVATFCSKAQYVLKTDSDIFVNMENLVYNLLKPASKPRRRYFTGYVINGGPIRDMRSKWYMPRDLYPEAKYPPFCSGTGYVFSADVAELIYKTSLHTRLLHLEDVYVGLCLRKLGIHPFQNSGFNHWKMAYSLCRYRRVVTVHQISPEEMHRIWNDMTSKKHLKC, from the coding sequence ATGCCTTCAAAGGTCAGCTGCTTATACTTGTTGACGGTCGTTTGCTGGGCTAGCGCTCTCTGGTACCTGAGTCTGTCCCGTCCCTCCACCACTTACGTGGGCCAGCTGTCCATCCCCATCCGCCAGAAGACCAAGCTCACCAAGAACGTGACCTTTAGCAATATACGGACTCGGCCGCTCAACCCGCACGCCTTCGACTTTGTCATCAACGAGCCCAAGAAGTGTGAGACGGTGGCACCTTTCTTAGTCATCCTGATCAGCACCACCCACAAGGAGTTTGACGCACGTCAAGCGATTCGAGAGACGTGGGGCGACGAGAGCACGTTCGGCGATGGCGTTCGCGTCCTCACACTCTTCCTGCTTGGGAGGAACACGGACCCGGTGCTCAACCAGATGGTGGAACAGGAGAGCCAGATCTTCCACGATGTCGTGGTGGAGGACTTCATAGATTCCTACCACAACCTCACCCTCAAGACCCTGATGGGCTTGCGCTGGGTGGCCACCTTCTGCTCCAAGGCACAGTACGTCCTCAAGACGGACTCGGACATCTTCGTCAACATGGAGAACCTGGTCTACAACCTCCTCAAGCCCGCCTCCAAGCCGCGGAGACGCTACTTCACGGGCTACGTCATCAACGGAGGTCCGATCAGAGACATGCGCAGTAAGTGGTACATGCCCAGAGACCTTTACCCTGAGGCTAAGTACCCGCCTTTCTGTTCGGGCACGGGGTACGTGTTCTCGGCGGATGTGGCCGAGCTCATCTACAAGACGTCCCTGCACACCAGACTGCTTCACCTGGAGGATGTGTACGTGGGGCTGTGCCTTCGCAAGCTGGGCATCCACCCCTTCCAAAACAGTGGCTTCAACCACTGGAAGATGGCCTACAGTCTATGCCGCTACAGACGGGTCGTAACGGTCCACCAGATCTCCCCGGAGGAGATGCACCGCATCTGGAATGACATGACCAGCAAGAAACACCTCAAGTGTTAA
- the LOC139566453 gene encoding cystein proteinase inhibitor protein salarin produces MKSLVLLLLVAVTVSSVVSKPLPEDSEAEVHKEFETWKVKYGKSYPSTEEEAKRKEMWLATRKRVMEHNTRAGNGLESYTMAVNHFADLTTEEVPKGLLPMPRPEEEEVDKEFEMWKTVNGKTYNSTEEEARRKEIWLATRARVMEHNKRAENGSESFTMGINYFSDMTFEEVPKGRLMVVFPTRDGGEEAEVDKEFEMWKVQHGKSYGSTEEEAKRKEIWLATRTRVMEHNKRAETGLESFTMGMNHLSDKTTAEVTGQRLQDREEAEVHKEFETWKVKYGKTYPSTEEEAKRKEIWLATRKMVTEHNKRAENGQESFTMAVNHFADLTTEEVPKGLLPME; encoded by the exons ATGAAGTCTCTCGTGCTCCTGCTATTGGTGGCTGTTACTGTATCATCTGTGGTGTCTAAACCCCTTCCTGAAGACTCTGAAGCAGAGGTTCACAAGGAGTTTGAGACATGGAAAGTTAAATATG GGAAGAGCTATCCGTCTACCGAGGAGGAAGCCAAACGTAAGGAGATGTGGTTAGCGACGAGGAAGAGGGTGATGGAACACAATACGAGAGCAGGAAATGGATTAGAGAGCTACACCATGGCGGTCAATCACTTTGCTGACCTG ACTACTGAGGAGGTTCCTAAAGGACTTTTGCCCATG CCTCGACCTGAGGAAGAAGAGGTGGACAAAGAGTTTGAGATGTGGAAAACTGTCAATG GTAAGACCTATAACTCCACCGAGGAGGAAGCTAGGCGTAAGGAGATCTGGTTAGCTACCAGGGCAAGAGTGATGGAACACAACAAGAGAGCAGAGAATGGCTCAGAGAGCTTCACCATGGGGATTAATTACTTCTCTGACATG ACTTTTGAGGAGGTTCCTAAAGGACGACTTATGGTTGTGTTTCCCACTCgagatggaggggaggaagcAGAGGTGGATAAAGAGTTTGAAATGTGGAAGGTTCAACATG GGAAGAGCTATGGTTCCACCGAGGAGGAAGCCAAGCGTAAGGAGATCTGGTTAGCTACTAGGACGAGAGTGATGGAACACAACAAGCGGGCAGAGACTGGCTTGGAGAGCTTCACCATGGGGATGAATCATCTTTCTGACAAG ACTACTGCGGAGGTTACAGGACAAAGG CTTCAAGATAGGGAGGAAGCAGAGGTGCACAAGGAGTTTGAAACATGGAAAGTTAAATATG GAAAGACCTATCCGTCCACCGAGGAGGAAGCTAAGCGCAAGGAGATCTGGCTAGCTACTAGGAAGATGGTGACGGAACACAACAAGAGAGCAGAGAATGGCCAGGAGAGCTTCACCATGGCAGTCAATCACTTTGCTGACTTG ACTACTGAGGAGGTTCCTAAAGGGCTTCTTCCCATG GAATGA